One segment of Panicum virgatum strain AP13 chromosome 3K, P.virgatum_v5, whole genome shotgun sequence DNA contains the following:
- the LOC120696780 gene encoding uncharacterized protein LOC120696780: MNIVCEVCGDIGFKHLLLCCTDCKGASTHQYCLDKVLYDASSVDWLCNECHQRHSEGSYSRSLGKVSSERSSNHTHFGSTSQQPITNRVESARVFGSWGQRKSTSYTANSAYLKKISSSEMNSLREKGIRKKSNMRGMSIKRRGCRDASIACTSGKASHSCESIRAETAENKDGNWQDANENSVQTLKLNNDVGSNHLTLGLKQINHLKPHDERSKCMKEMMDNSNESEPSNMNECSVTHEVNSKAGNKPSDELLVHQVEDRRGELTIVSSQNTSRGDVHFTHRYPNKQHYSFKASQNLNPGSAPELNQTGQSDLERKFSFSVGKVAVNQVSGLKDDSGAILSSKHTDHDKQPNQHTPVIRKNMKDKSEKDHRTVVGAHQNKYCARNKDKLDPHDDNNINVLDDFMLVRVKKQIRLQLDHEASNELQKRSIPANGPQPSTPQNDSLDKAMSDLSNMGVLPKENNCLPSMRIESDNLKKKHSGPSKLLDKDNSCSSLEISSKSIVIKASGTEVEISDTLENFGKVKPRKRRRLILNDDDEVEEKKAEDMRKENANPQPPKCDEPMTKHRVNTEYCVEEAVQTGELNDQNLMNGTPVKRRRYIAQNEDEEDILCSANAECALNEAKNRSLNDGAKLVPQTSVATDHSQQCRPSHSESDDQQYYIYSQALDEPVWSGVFKIDTEVLMLDAHLSTKACQRVRDLSTSLQPVVEVNKLPRSQAWPKSWKSFGPTDDNIGLFFFPHSLRQNEVSNRLVNNLINSDGALKATVGIAELLIFPSSLLPEQYHFFQGNHYLWGVFRRRKDMADETVLVKEQDGSVKHAIEQGQQQEQDLSDQRDEALYESSDQETFAVKHVVHIENQLLVECDHEAKKEAVEAATREGTNSPGRNWSSAKTDSAKVGSNCTVEPRNDSELDVLGDLDQQEGFTPLPESNASSITEQSSNSGPATTSTKLIKPVEHGYGQPHSGSEPSTRKLFGFVTAQTPRSQQLIQEMVREGALLFPVPEIVTTDSITGHSTGVISSEMNPDIERPHLLRDPPQAFDFVSMGDGLPGADSEACLDLFPVRQEHIGWAPRVEVSREVDLDLNLGKRSQVPSLPPLL, encoded by the exons ATG AACATCGTGTGTGAAGTGTGTGGAGATATTGGCTTCAAACATCTGCTTTTGTGTTGCACTGACTGCAAGGGAGCTTCCACACACCA ATACTGTTTGGACAAAGTTCTATATGATGCATCATCAGTAGACTGGCTGTGCAATGAATGCCATCAAAGGCATAGTGAAGGTTCTTACAGCAGGTCTCTAGGGAAGGTGTCAAGTGAAAGGTCGTCAAATCACACCCACTTTGGCTCTACATCACAGCAACCAATTACCAATAGAGTGGAGTCAGCCAGAGTTTTTGGTTCATGGGGACAACGAAAAAGTACGTCCTACACAGCTAACAGTGCATATCTAAAGAAAATCAGTTCTTCCGAGATGAATTCTTTGCGCGAGAAGGGCATTAGAAAGAAATCAAATATGAGAGGCATGAGCATCAAGAGAAGAGGATGCAGGGATGCAAGTATTGCCTGCACCAGTGGGAAGGCATCACATTCTTGTGAGAGCATCAGGGCAGAAACAGCTGAGAACAAGGATGGGAATTGGCAGGATGCTAATGAAAACTCTGTTCAAACTTTGAAGTTGAACAATGATGTTGGTTCAAATCATTTGACACTAGGATTAAAACAAATCAATCACCTAAAGCCACATGATGAGAGATCAAAGTGCATGAAGGAAATGATGGATAATTCTAATGAATCAGAGCCTTCTAATATGAATGAATGCTCTGTTACTCATGAAGTTAATTCGAAGGCAGGGAATAAACCATCAGATGAACTCTTGGTCCATCAAGTTGAGGATAGACGAGGGGAATTGACTATTGTTTCGTCTCAGAACACATCAAGAGGTGATGTCCATTTTACTCATCGTTATCCAAACAAGCAACATTATTCATTCAAGGCAAGCCAAAATCTGAATCCTGGGTCAGCACCTGAGCTCAACCAAACTGGTCAGAGTGATCTCGAAAGAAAATTTTCGTTTTCTGTTGGTAAAGTGGCTGTAAACCAGGTATCAGGGTTGAAAGATGACAGTGGTGCAATTTTGTCTTCCAAACACACTGATCATGACAAACAACCAAATCAACACACTCCAGTTATCCGCAAAAATATGAAAGATAAGTCCGAAAAGGATCATAGAACTGTGGTCGGTGCACATCAAAACAAGTATTGTGCAAGGAACAAGGACAAGCTTGACCCACATGATGATAATAATATCAATGtcctagatgacttcatgctaGTAAGAGTGAAGAAACAGATCAGACTCCAGCTTGATCATGAGGCTAGCAATGAGTTGCAGAAGAGAAGCATACCTGCCAATGGACCACAGCCTTCCACTCCACAAAATGATAGTTTAGATAAAGCCATGTCAGATTTATCAAATATGGGTGTGTTGCCAAAGGAAAACAACTGTCTGCCATCTATGCGCATTGAAAGTGATAATCTGAAGAAAAAACACAGTGGGCCATCAAAGCTATTGGATAAGGATAATTCATGTTCATCCTTAGAGATCTCTTCAAAATCAATTGTTATTAAGGCTAGTGGTACAGAAGTAGAGATTTCTGATACTCTTGAAAACTTTGGCAAGGTCAAACCAAGAAAGCGACGGCGACTCATTctcaatgatgatgatgaagttgAAGAAAAGAAGGCTGAAGATATGCGGAAGGAAAATGCCAATCCTCAGCCTCCTAAGTGCGATGAACCAATGACAAAGCATAGGGTAAACACTGAATATTGTGTGGAAGAGGCTGTACAGACTGGTGAATTAAATGATCAAAATCTCATGAATGGTACGCCTGTGAAGAGGAGAAGATACATAGCTCAAAACGAAGATGAAGAGGATATTTTATGTTCTGCAAATGCTGAGTGTGCTCTGAATGAGGCTAAAAATCGGTCTCTAAATGATGGTGCAAAGTTGGTGCCACAAACTTCAGTTGCAACAGATCATTCCCAACAATGCAGGCCATCTCATTCAGAATCTGACGATCAACAATATTATATTTACTCGCAAGCCCTTGATGAGCCTGTTTGGAG TGGAGTCTTTAAGATAGATACTGAAGTGCTTATGTTGGATGCCCACTTGTCCACGAAAGCATGTCAGAGAGTAAGGGATTTGTCAACATCGTTACAACCAGTAGTTGAAGTAAACAAGCTCCCACGGTCACAAGCCTGGCCAAAGAGTTGGAAGTCTTTTGGACCTACTGATGACAACATCGGGTTGTTTTTCTTCCCACATAGTTTGAG GCAAAATGAAGTGTCAAACAGACTAGTTAACAACTTGATCAATAGTGATGGTGCCTTAAAAGCTACAGTTGGTATCGCAGAGCTACTTATCTTCCCCTCTTCTTTATTGCCGGAACAATACCACT TTTTCCAGGGGAATCACTACCTGTGGGGAGTGTTTAGGCGAAGGAAAGATATGGCAGATGAAACTGTCCTAGTCAAAGAGCAAGATGGTTCAGTGAAACATGCCATAGAGCAAGGgcaacaacaagaacaagatcTTTCGGACCAGCGGGATGAAGCATTGTATGAGTCATCAGACCAAGAAACTTTTGCCGTGAAGCATGTTGTGCATATTGAGAATCAGCTGCTGGTGGAGTGCGACCATGAGGCAAAAAAGGAGGCTGTGGAAGCTGCCACAAGAGAAGGCACTAACTCACCTGGCAGGAATTGGTCCTCTGCTAAGACGGATTCTGCAAAAGTTGGATCAAACTGCACTGTGGAGCCAAGAAATGATAGTGAATTGGATGTGCTTGGAGACTTGGACCAGCAAGAAGGCTTCACCCCTTTGCCTGAGTCGAATGCCTCAAGTATTACTGAACAATCAAGTAACTCTGGACCTGCTACAACCAGTACCAAACTGATCAAACCTGTTGAGCACGGTTATGGACAACCCCACTCAGGTTCAGAACCGTCGACAAGAAAGCTGTTTGGATTTGTCACTGCCCAGACACCAAGATCTCAGCAACTAATCCAGGAGATGGTCAGGGAAGGTGCACTGCTGTTCCCAGTGCCAGAGATTGTGACTACTGATTCCATCACAGGCCACAGCACTGGAGTTATATCTTCTGAAATGAACCCTGATATTGAGCGTCCACATCTGCTGCGTGATCCCCCTCAGGCCTTTGACTTCGTATCCATGGGAGACGGCCTGCCTGGTGCAGATTCTGAAGCCTGCCTGGATCTGTTCCCAGTGCGACAGGAACATATTGGATGGGCGCCCAGGGTGGAAGTTAGCAGGGAAGTGGACCTCGACCTGAACCTTGGCAAGCGGTCGCAAGTGCCCTCATTGCCACCGCTGCTCTGA
- the LOC120696778 gene encoding uncharacterized protein LOC120696778 isoform X3, which yields MVVQVTKVPRLAAWPKIWKASKPTGDSIGLYFFPHEMRHDEELDQLVKEVINKDLVLRAVIDEAEMLIFPSVLLPERHQTFRTKHYLWAAFKAKEDKGAVTVEQEEDKEKHVSSQLAEVQSEESDQETISMKCDKPLVNQQLPANSIQEVETCCIQGPTNMHLERVAPEEKRLMRELSYDVSTSATTAVATDATTVANADTFPSEATSFATNTTPVPANYRPISPSMEALPCSSSVFGIVVRQTPDLELKVQQFIQDMEREGLLVAVMQEEAIGPG from the exons ATG GTGGTTCAAGTGACAAAGGTTCCTAGATTGGCAGCATGGCCCAAGATATGGAAGGCATCAAAACCCACTGGTGACAGCATTGGATTGTATTTCTTCCCTCATGAAATGAG GCATGATGAAGAACTAGATCAACTAGTTAAGGAAGTCATTAATAAAGATTTGGTCTTGCGAGCTGTTATTGATGAAGCCGAGATGCTGATATTCCCATCTGTTCTACTGCCTGAACGACATCAGA CATTCCGAACAAAACACTACCTATGGGCGGCATTCAAGGCAAAGGAGGATAAAGGTGCTGTAACTGTAGAACAGGAAGAAGATAAGGAAAAACATGTTTCAAGCCAGCTAGCTGAGGTACAATCTGAAGAGTCAGATCAAGAAACGATTTCGATGAAATGTGACAAACCTTTGGTGAACCAGCAGTTGCCTGCTAATAGCATTCAAGAAGTTGAAACTTGCTGCATTCAAGGGCCAACCAACATGCACCTTGAACGTGTAGCTCCTGAAGAAAAGAGACTGATGAGAGAATTATCTTATGATGTCAGCACCAGTGCAACTACTGCTGTTGCTACTGATGCCACGACAGTTGCTAATGCTGATACCTTTCCCTCTGAAGCTACTTCGTTTGCTACTAATACAACTCCCGTTCCTGCAAATTATCGACCCATCAGTCCAAGCATGGAAGCTCTCCCGTGCAGCAGCAGTGTCTTCGGTATTGTTGTCCGTCAAACTCCGGATCTTGAGCTGAAAGTCCAGCAATTTATCCAGGATATGGAACGTGAAGGTTTACTGGTAGCTGTTATGCAGGAGGAGGCAATTGGTCCCGGCTAG
- the LOC120696778 gene encoding uncharacterized protein LOC120696778 isoform X2 — protein MKRWRCIEDSEDEEDNGGDQCAMVFEHDEGVHLKNLTSVSIMKQRRCTETNEGKVDGGYQNPFGVENDCEGVQRLGTYKSKKKRRKYIETSEHEDEMCDQHRVCVEDGTNELTQAAISMHCVRQCHCCPKPIDKPRWSGIFKIDGKEYVSLAGHFSTKSCEKVWKLSLPQVVQVTKVPRLAAWPKIWKASKPTGDSIGLYFFPHEMRHDEELDQLVKEVINKDLVLRAVIDEAEMLIFPSVLLPERHQTFRTKHYLWAAFKAKEDKGAVTVEQEEDKEKHVSSQLAEVQSEESDQETISMKCDKPLVNQQLPANSIQEVETCCIQGPTNMHLERVAPEEKRLMRELSYDVSTSATTAVATDATTVANADTFPSEATSFATNTTPVPANYRPISPSMEALPCSSSVFGIVVRQTPDLELKVQQFIQDMEREGLLVAVMQEEAIGPG, from the exons ATGAAGAGGTGGAGATGCATTGAAGACAGTGAAGATGAAGAAGATAATGGCGGTGATCAATGTGCCATGGTTTTTGAACATGACGAAGGTGTCCACCTGAAGAATTTGACTTCAGTGTCAATTATGAAGCAGAGAAGATGTACAGAAACAAATGAAGGCAAAGTTGATGGTGGTTATCAGAACCCATTTGGtgttgaaaatgattgtgaaggAGTTCAGCGATTGGGGACTTATAAGTCGAAGAAGAAACGAAGAAAATACATTGAAACAAGCGAACATGAAGATGAGATGTGTGACCAGCATCGAGTGTGTGTTGAAGATGGTACCAATGAGTTGACACAAGCTGCTATTTCAATGCATTGTGTCCGGCAATGCCATTGTTGCCCAAAGCCTATTGACAAACCTAGATGGAG TGGAATCTTTAAGATAGATGGTAAGGAATACGTATCATTGGCTGGACATTTCTCAACCAAATCATGCGAGAAAGTGTGGAAATTGTCATTGCCGCAGGTGGTTCAAGTGACAAAGGTTCCTAGATTGGCAGCATGGCCCAAGATATGGAAGGCATCAAAACCCACTGGTGACAGCATTGGATTGTATTTCTTCCCTCATGAAATGAG GCATGATGAAGAACTAGATCAACTAGTTAAGGAAGTCATTAATAAAGATTTGGTCTTGCGAGCTGTTATTGATGAAGCCGAGATGCTGATATTCCCATCTGTTCTACTGCCTGAACGACATCAGA CATTCCGAACAAAACACTACCTATGGGCGGCATTCAAGGCAAAGGAGGATAAAGGTGCTGTAACTGTAGAACAGGAAGAAGATAAGGAAAAACATGTTTCAAGCCAGCTAGCTGAGGTACAATCTGAAGAGTCAGATCAAGAAACGATTTCGATGAAATGTGACAAACCTTTGGTGAACCAGCAGTTGCCTGCTAATAGCATTCAAGAAGTTGAAACTTGCTGCATTCAAGGGCCAACCAACATGCACCTTGAACGTGTAGCTCCTGAAGAAAAGAGACTGATGAGAGAATTATCTTATGATGTCAGCACCAGTGCAACTACTGCTGTTGCTACTGATGCCACGACAGTTGCTAATGCTGATACCTTTCCCTCTGAAGCTACTTCGTTTGCTACTAATACAACTCCCGTTCCTGCAAATTATCGACCCATCAGTCCAAGCATGGAAGCTCTCCCGTGCAGCAGCAGTGTCTTCGGTATTGTTGTCCGTCAAACTCCGGATCTTGAGCTGAAAGTCCAGCAATTTATCCAGGATATGGAACGTGAAGGTTTACTGGTAGCTGTTATGCAGGAGGAGGCAATTGGTCCCGGCTAG
- the LOC120696778 gene encoding uncharacterized protein LOC120696778 isoform X1 has protein sequence MTKEKGMIGRTSEAIATSSNAHKQTGTTKTENEVPNSSSLLVGKKHGQGGFVDNLGDIVVNHSRLQSNNASFMEGRNYAIVSSKLMLPNELTKTNLKLPNRNKLVGGNGKTNDNKCRMKQPLLEEMLDKDDCIGSDGSVRHDLTCRSMKRWRCIEDSEDEEDNGGDQCAMVFEHDEGVHLKNLTSVSIMKQRRCTETNEGKVDGGYQNPFGVENDCEGVQRLGTYKSKKKRRKYIETSEHEDEMCDQHRVCVEDGTNELTQAAISMHCVRQCHCCPKPIDKPRWSGIFKIDGKEYVSLAGHFSTKSCEKVWKLSLPQVVQVTKVPRLAAWPKIWKASKPTGDSIGLYFFPHEMRHDEELDQLVKEVINKDLVLRAVIDEAEMLIFPSVLLPERHQTFRTKHYLWAAFKAKEDKGAVTVEQEEDKEKHVSSQLAEVQSEESDQETISMKCDKPLVNQQLPANSIQEVETCCIQGPTNMHLERVAPEEKRLMRELSYDVSTSATTAVATDATTVANADTFPSEATSFATNTTPVPANYRPISPSMEALPCSSSVFGIVVRQTPDLELKVQQFIQDMEREGLLVAVMQEEAIGPG, from the exons ATGACCAAAGAAAAGGGAATGATAGGTCGTACAAGTGAAGCCATTGCCACGTCTAGCAATGCTCATAAGCAGACGGGCACAACAAAGACAGAAAATGAAGTTCCGAATTCAAGCTCATTGTTGGTTGGCAAGAAACACGGGCAAGGCGGTTTCGTGGATAATTTGGGAGATATTGTTGTGAACCATTCTAGACTCCAGAGCAATAATGCATCATTCATGGAAGGTCGCAATTATGCAATAGTTTCTTCCAAACTTATGCTTCCGAATGAGCTTACAAAAACAAACTTGAAGTTGCCTAATAGGAACAAACTGGTTGGAGGCAATGGGAAGACCAATGACAACAAGTGTAGGATGAAACAACCCTTGTTAGAAGAAATGCTTGATAAAGATGATTGTATTGGTAGTGATGGATCCGTACGACATGATCTAACTTGTAGGTCAATGAAGAGGTGGAGATGCATTGAAGACAGTGAAGATGAAGAAGATAATGGCGGTGATCAATGTGCCATGGTTTTTGAACATGACGAAGGTGTCCACCTGAAGAATTTGACTTCAGTGTCAATTATGAAGCAGAGAAGATGTACAGAAACAAATGAAGGCAAAGTTGATGGTGGTTATCAGAACCCATTTGGtgttgaaaatgattgtgaaggAGTTCAGCGATTGGGGACTTATAAGTCGAAGAAGAAACGAAGAAAATACATTGAAACAAGCGAACATGAAGATGAGATGTGTGACCAGCATCGAGTGTGTGTTGAAGATGGTACCAATGAGTTGACACAAGCTGCTATTTCAATGCATTGTGTCCGGCAATGCCATTGTTGCCCAAAGCCTATTGACAAACCTAGATGGAG TGGAATCTTTAAGATAGATGGTAAGGAATACGTATCATTGGCTGGACATTTCTCAACCAAATCATGCGAGAAAGTGTGGAAATTGTCATTGCCGCAGGTGGTTCAAGTGACAAAGGTTCCTAGATTGGCAGCATGGCCCAAGATATGGAAGGCATCAAAACCCACTGGTGACAGCATTGGATTGTATTTCTTCCCTCATGAAATGAG GCATGATGAAGAACTAGATCAACTAGTTAAGGAAGTCATTAATAAAGATTTGGTCTTGCGAGCTGTTATTGATGAAGCCGAGATGCTGATATTCCCATCTGTTCTACTGCCTGAACGACATCAGA CATTCCGAACAAAACACTACCTATGGGCGGCATTCAAGGCAAAGGAGGATAAAGGTGCTGTAACTGTAGAACAGGAAGAAGATAAGGAAAAACATGTTTCAAGCCAGCTAGCTGAGGTACAATCTGAAGAGTCAGATCAAGAAACGATTTCGATGAAATGTGACAAACCTTTGGTGAACCAGCAGTTGCCTGCTAATAGCATTCAAGAAGTTGAAACTTGCTGCATTCAAGGGCCAACCAACATGCACCTTGAACGTGTAGCTCCTGAAGAAAAGAGACTGATGAGAGAATTATCTTATGATGTCAGCACCAGTGCAACTACTGCTGTTGCTACTGATGCCACGACAGTTGCTAATGCTGATACCTTTCCCTCTGAAGCTACTTCGTTTGCTACTAATACAACTCCCGTTCCTGCAAATTATCGACCCATCAGTCCAAGCATGGAAGCTCTCCCGTGCAGCAGCAGTGTCTTCGGTATTGTTGTCCGTCAAACTCCGGATCTTGAGCTGAAAGTCCAGCAATTTATCCAGGATATGGAACGTGAAGGTTTACTGGTAGCTGTTATGCAGGAGGAGGCAATTGGTCCCGGCTAG